CCAGACAGTGGTGGACGATGCGCTCGAGCCCCGGCGGGACGCTCCTTCCCGTCTTCGTCAGCTCCGGCGGGTCCTCCTTGAGGATCGCGCTCATCGTGTCGGCCGTGGTCTCGCCGCGGAAGGGGCGCGTCCCGGCGACCATCTCGTAGAGGATCGCGCCGAACGAGAAAATGTCGGTGCGCGAGTCCACGGGCTTCCCGCGCACCTGCTCGGGGGACATGTACCCGGCGGTTCCCATGACCGTCCCCGGGGTCGTCGCCTGCTGGGCCGTCGGCGCGCTGGTGAGGTCCGCCCCCTCCCGCGACGCCGTCTTCGCGAGGCCGAAGTCGAGGATCTTGATCCGCCCGTCCTTCGTCACCCAGATGTTCTCGGGCTTCAGGTCGCGGTGGACGACCCCCTTGTCGTGCGCCGCCGCGAGCCCCTGCACGATCTGCTGCGCGGCGTCGATCGCCTTTCGCGCCGGCATCGGCGCGCCGCCCATCCGCTCCCGGAGCGTCTCGCCTTCGAGGAGCTCGGTGACGGCGTACGCGGTCGTCCCTTCCTGTCCGAAGTCGTGGATGGCGAGGATGTTCGGGTGGGAGAGGGCGGCCACGGACTTCGCCTCGCGCTCGAACCGCGCGCGCGCGTCGGCGTCCTGGGACAAGTGCGCGGGCAGCACCTTGACGGCTACTTCGCGGTCGAGCCGCGTGTCGCGCGCGCGGTAGACCTCACCCATCCCGCCGGCGCCGAGCGGGGCGAGGATGTCGTGAGGGCCGAGGCGGGTTCCCGGGGGGATGGGCATGGGACGGGGAGGGTAGCAGACGGGAGGACGAGGGGCGCCCCCCCGGAGAGGGCACCGAGCGGAGCCAGACGATGTCTACAGCTTTCAACAAGTGTAGACAGGGTTCACCCCCCGGGCTTCGTCTCCGGGTACAGCTTGTCGAACTCCGGATCGCCGTGGAGCAGCGCGAGGTCCGGATCCCGTCGCGCCCAGTCCGCGTCCTTGAACCCCGCCTCCCAGGCCTTCCGGATCGCCTCGAGCGCCTCCGCCTTCTTCTTCGAAAGGCAGAAGACGCACGCCGCGTTGTAGAGGACCGTCGCGTCGTTCGGCCGCAGCGCGACGGCAAGATCGGCCTCGCGCTTAGAGTCCTCGACGCGGTTCGTGTTCGCGTACTCCACCGCCAGGTGAATCCGGGCGCGGGCGTCCTCGGGAATTTTCTTCAGGTGATTCTCTAGGACGGTGATCCGGCGCAGCCGAACGTTGCGAACCTGCTCGTCCTTGCCGAGAGCCCCGAGGGCGTTCAGCAAAGGGACGTAGACGTTGTAGTCCTCACCGCAGGCATCGAGAGCCGCATCGGCGATCGACGCGACCTCCTGGTAGCGTCCCGCGGCGAACAGCGCGCGGCCGAGAAGATAGTAGGCCCCCTCGCAGTCCCGCTTGCGATCGATCGCGGCCCGCGCGTGCGCGATCGCCTCGTCGTGCTGGCCCCGCGCGTACTTGACCCAGGCCTGGGCGACCTGCGCCTCGGGAAGATCGGCGGAGAGCTCGACGGCCCGCGACGAGGCCGATTGAGCGCGCTCCATCCACACAGGATCGCGGCCGTAGTGGTAGTGATGCTGCGCCGCCACGTTGGCGAGGGCGGCGTAGGCGAGGGCGAAGGTGGGATCGAGGGCGACCGCGTTCTCGAGCATCTGCGCCGCGAACTCGAGATCCTGACGCGTCAGCCGGCGCGCGTAGCTCTTGCCGCGAAGGAAGAGGTCGTACGCCTGGAGGTTCTCCGTCGGCTTGGCCGCGAGCGCCTCCTGCTCCTGGGGCGACAGCGTGATGCGAAGCGCCTCGGCGATCTTCCGCGCGATCTCGTCCTGCACCTCGAAGACGTCCTTCATCTCGCGGTCGTAGCGCTCCGACCAGAGGGGAAAGTCGGTGTGCGTGTCGACGAGCTGCGCGTTGATGCGAAGGCGCGCGCCGGCGCGGCGAAGGGACCCCGCGAGGACGTACGCCGCGCGGAGCTGCTGTCCGATCTGCGCCGGCGTCACCTGCTTGTCGCGGTAGGCGAGGACCGTCGGGCGCGAGAAGATGTTCAGCCCCTTGATTTTCGAAAGCTCGGTGATGATGTCCTCGGTGATGCCGTCGCGGAAGTACTCGTCCTCCTTGATGCCGCTGAGGTTCTCGAAGTAGAGGACGGCGATCGACTTCGGCGCCTGCCTCTCGGCGCCGCCGCGCGAGTCGCCGATCTCCGCGGCCTGCCGGCGCCCCGAGTCGAGATCGCGGCGCATCCGGATGAGGTCGGTCTTCAGATCGGTGGCGGTCTGGTAGCGCATGTTCCGGTCCTTCTCGAGGGCCTTCCCCAGGATGCGGCCGAACTCGGGAGGGATGGAGGCGCCGCTCTTGCCGATTGGCTCCGGATCGCGGTTGAGGATGGCGTCGAAGATGACGGCCGACGTCTCCCCCTGGAAGGAGAGCTTGCCGGAGGCCATCTGGTACAGGACGGTGCCCAGGGAGAAGAGATCGGTGCGGGCGTCGGTGAGCTGGCCGCGCGCCTGCTCCGGGGACATGTACGAGACGGTGCCGAGGGCGACGCCGCGCTTGGTGAGCTCGTCCACCTGGCCGACGGTGTCCATGCGCGAGTCGGTGCCGGGGGCGGCGTTCGGGCGGGCGGATCCCTCGATTTTGGCGAGGCCGAAGTCGAGGACCTTCACCTGGTTGCGCGAGTTGACGAAGATGTTGGCCGGCTTGATGTCGCGGTGGACGATGCCGCGGGCGTGGGCGGACTCGAGCGCGTCGGCGATCTGGATTCCCATCTCGACGAGCGGCCCCAGCTCGAACGACTGGCGGCCGATCATCCGCGCGAGTGTCTGCCCCTCGAGAAGCTCCATCACGATGAAGTGGCGGCGCTCGTGCTGCTCGATGGCGTGGACGGTGCAGATGTTGGGGTGGTTCAGCGCCGAGGAGGCGCGCGCCTCGCGCTGGAAGCGCTCGAGGCTCTGCGCGTCCTGGTCCATCTCCTGGGAGAGGAACTTCAGCGCGACGTGCCGGCCGAGACGGGTGTCCTCGGCCTCGTAGACGACGCCCATCCCCCCGCGGCCGAGCTCGCGGGTGACGTTGTAGTGGGAGACGGTCTTGCCGATCAGCGATTCCATCGCGTGCGGGGCCTCTTCTCGTCGAGCTTCGTCTTCTCGGGCGGGGACGGGCGCCATTCTAGCCGCCCCGGCCGGCGTCCCGCCAACCCGCCGGGGGCCGCCGGCCCCTCGAAGCGCCTCGCGCGCGAGTGAATTTGGAGCCATCTTGGAGGTGCGATGAGAGGGCACGTCATGGGTCGAGGTCGGACGGCGGTGGGACGGCTCCTTCTCCTCGCGATCTCCTCGGCCTTCGCTCTCCTGGTGTTCGAAGGGGCGCTGCGGATCGCGGCGCACCGCATCCTCCACGACGGCGAGACGATGTTCCTCGGAGACGTCTTCAGCATCGAAGACCCCCTGCTCGGGTTCAGTCCCATCCCGAACTCCTCCAGGATCGTCGTGAAGGGAGGGGCTTTCCTCATCAAGGACGAGATCAACTCGCGCGGCCTCAGGGACGTCGAGCACTCTCTCGAGAAGCAGCCTGGCGCGAAGCGCATCCTCGTGCTGGGCGACTCGTTCATGTACGGGGAGGGGGTGCGCGTTCAAGAGACGATGGCGCGGCGGCTCGAGGGGCTGCTCGACGGCGTCGAGGTCATCAATGCCGGCGTGCGCGGGTACGATCTCGGGCAGGAGTACCTGAGCTACAAGCACCGGAATCGATCCTATGGACCCGATCTCGTCCTCCTCGCGTTCTTCATCAACGATCTGGCCCCGGATTCCTTTCTCGATGCGGTGGACGGCGCAGACGGCGTGCCGCTCCGGTACGTGACGAAGCCGGACTACCTCGCCCGGCACACGGACCGCACGGCGGGCGCCTCGCGCGGGTCGCTCACCGCTTGGCTGAGATCCCACTCGATGCTCTACGTGCTCCTCCGCGACCGATGGGACGAGATGGTCTCGCGCCGCGAGGAGCGCAGGGCGAAACCGTCGATCCGCGAGCAGGAGCCCGTGCCCTACGTCGTCGCGTTTCGCGCTACGCCGGCCGATGGCTCCATTCCGGAGCCGTGGCGCCGGGCCTACCGCATCCTCGACGCGCTCAAGGGTGAGGTCGTCGCGGACGGAGCGAAGCTGGCCATCGTCATGGTGCCCGCCCCGTGGCAGATCTCCGAGGAGAACTGGAATCAGTGGGTGGCGTGGCTGGGGGTCGAGCCGACGACTCTCTCTCGCCGTCATCCACAGGAGATGGTCCAGGCCTGGTGCTCGCAAACCGGCACGGCCTGCCACGACCTGATCCCCGCCTTCGAAAACGGGGAGCGGGCGCGGCTGTACTTCCGGCACGAGTACCACTGGAGCCCCGAGGGCCACGCGCTCGCGGCGCGCGCCGTCGCTGATTTCCTCAGGAGCGCGGGGTTCCCCTGACGAGTCACCGTTTCGGCGCGGTCCGGTGGCCCCGCCATGGGTTGCGTTCGCGCGCCGGCTGGGTGAGAATCACGCCATCCAACACCGGACCAACATCACTCCTCGGAGGAGACGCCCATGAACTTGCGCATCGGATCGAAGGCTCCCGATTTCACCGCCGATACGACCCAGGGGAAGATCAGCTTCCACGAGTGGATCGGCGACTCGTGGTGCATCCTCTTCTCGCACCCGAAGGACTTCACCCCCGTCTGCACGACCGAGCTGGGGTACATGGCCGGCCTGCAGCCGCAGTTCGACAAGCGGAACACGAAGGTCATCGGCCTCAGCGTCGATCCGGTCGAGGATCACAAGCGCTGGGCCGCCGACATCAAGGACGTCACCGGGAACATGCCGGGGTACCCGATGATCGGGGACTCCGATCTCGCCGTGGCGAAGCTCTACGAGATGCTTCCGGCGGACGCCGGGATGAGCTCGAAGGGGCGCACGGCCGTCGACAACCTCACGGTGCGCACGGTGTACGTCATCGGCCCCGACAAGAACATCAAGGCGATGCTCGTCTACCCGATGAGCACCGGGCGCAACTTCGACGAGGTGATGCGCCTCCTCGACTCCTGCCAGCTCACGGCGAAGCACAAGGTCGCGACGCCCGTGAACTGGAAGCACGGCGAGGACGTCATCATCGTGCCGGCCGTCTCCGACGACGACGCGCGCCAGAAGTTCCCCGGCGGCTGGAAGTCGCCGAAGCCGTACCTGCGAATCGTCCCGCAGCCGAAGTAGAGGGCCGCTCCTCGACTACCTTTTTCGCCGGGCCTTCGGCGCGCGC
This is a stretch of genomic DNA from Acidobacteriota bacterium. It encodes these proteins:
- a CDS encoding protein kinase — protein: MESLIGKTVSHYNVTRELGRGGMGVVYEAEDTRLGRHVALKFLSQEMDQDAQSLERFQREARASSALNHPNICTVHAIEQHERRHFIVMELLEGQTLARMIGRQSFELGPLVEMGIQIADALESAHARGIVHRDIKPANIFVNSRNQVKVLDFGLAKIEGSARPNAAPGTDSRMDTVGQVDELTKRGVALGTVSYMSPEQARGQLTDARTDLFSLGTVLYQMASGKLSFQGETSAVIFDAILNRDPEPIGKSGASIPPEFGRILGKALEKDRNMRYQTATDLKTDLIRMRRDLDSGRRQAAEIGDSRGGAERQAPKSIAVLYFENLSGIKEDEYFRDGITEDIITELSKIKGLNIFSRPTVLAYRDKQVTPAQIGQQLRAAYVLAGSLRRAGARLRINAQLVDTHTDFPLWSERYDREMKDVFEVQDEIARKIAEALRITLSPQEQEALAAKPTENLQAYDLFLRGKSYARRLTRQDLEFAAQMLENAVALDPTFALAYAALANVAAQHHYHYGRDPVWMERAQSASSRAVELSADLPEAQVAQAWVKYARGQHDEAIAHARAAIDRKRDCEGAYYLLGRALFAAGRYQEVASIADAALDACGEDYNVYVPLLNALGALGKDEQVRNVRLRRITVLENHLKKIPEDARARIHLAVEYANTNRVEDSKREADLAVALRPNDATVLYNAACVFCLSKKKAEALEAIRKAWEAGFKDADWARRDPDLALLHGDPEFDKLYPETKPGG
- a CDS encoding SGNH/GDSL hydrolase family protein; the encoded protein is MGRGRTAVGRLLLLAISSAFALLVFEGALRIAAHRILHDGETMFLGDVFSIEDPLLGFSPIPNSSRIVVKGGAFLIKDEINSRGLRDVEHSLEKQPGAKRILVLGDSFMYGEGVRVQETMARRLEGLLDGVEVINAGVRGYDLGQEYLSYKHRNRSYGPDLVLLAFFINDLAPDSFLDAVDGADGVPLRYVTKPDYLARHTDRTAGASRGSLTAWLRSHSMLYVLLRDRWDEMVSRREERRAKPSIREQEPVPYVVAFRATPADGSIPEPWRRAYRILDALKGEVVADGAKLAIVMVPAPWQISEENWNQWVAWLGVEPTTLSRRHPQEMVQAWCSQTGTACHDLIPAFENGERARLYFRHEYHWSPEGHALAARAVADFLRSAGFP
- a CDS encoding peroxiredoxin produces the protein MNLRIGSKAPDFTADTTQGKISFHEWIGDSWCILFSHPKDFTPVCTTELGYMAGLQPQFDKRNTKVIGLSVDPVEDHKRWAADIKDVTGNMPGYPMIGDSDLAVAKLYEMLPADAGMSSKGRTAVDNLTVRTVYVIGPDKNIKAMLVYPMSTGRNFDEVMRLLDSCQLTAKHKVATPVNWKHGEDVIIVPAVSDDDARQKFPGGWKSPKPYLRIVPQPK